From a region of the Mercurialis annua linkage group LG1-X, ddMerAnnu1.2, whole genome shotgun sequence genome:
- the LOC126681733 gene encoding DEAD-box ATP-dependent RNA helicase FANCM isoform X3: MTSTIPLHIDDEDDEFDWEAAVREIDVACQTATSLQNDASSSRIYRFNSNSNPNHIPNSNHVNMKKPGSSFKQSTLDRFIGNFQTDCNELNHQNVRVSGDDDDQSVNCVEIDAEAAKTWIYPVNVPLRDYQLAITRTALFSNTLVALPTGLGKTLIAAVVMYNYFRWFPQGKIVFAAPSRPLVMQQIEACHNIVGIPQEWTIDMTGQLSPSKRACFWKTKRVFFVTPQVLEKDIQSGTCLVKYLVCLVIDEAHRAQGNYSYSVAVRELVAVPVQLRLLALTATPGSKQQAIQNIINNLLISTLEYRNEGDADVVPYIHNRKIELIKVPLGKEAVDINKQLLEVIRPFATRLSAIGLLQNRDYKTFSPPDLLNSREIFRRAPPPELPQKKHDEIEAYFAGLITLYHIRKLLSSHGIRPAYEMLEEKLKKGHLARLVTKNEDIRKVKLAMQQSLSHGAPSPKLSKMLEVLEKHFKAKDPQNSRVIIFSNFRGSVRDIMNTLSTIGDLVKATEFIGQSSGKTLKGQSQKVQQAVLEKFRAGKFNVIVATSIGEEGLDIMEVDLVICFDANVSPLRMIQRMGRTGRKDDGQVVVLACEGSELKGYMRKQSNSRAISKHMHNGGISSFNFHSSPRMSFYFFQIPHVFKPEVQFVELSIEQFIPRGKKLKDDCADQTPVFRSKLNVAEAELIAKYFQLTSEKSWRPSLIAFPHCQAFPSRVHKVMHSYRTDMLIDTMQYLQNLSFPKEGRAFIIEDEISSGKCLEVDIIGKENNNEDLHLQIDSPSTKSQNKVIDCEVTPTETMRTEKQNVLDLHSQHRPAHSYLFGSEYVSVDDLGKVIILSVPVLPLKEPSQTKFTSSSTKVLLNCLKQISCHMNKTDKGKEEPTVRDMPSLEPILSWAQHETDLDLARSYSDVNQDETLNQVEKIPETPVSKITLLNRGDNVIEVSDAMEIRIPCLQADEDSNNIELSPRLTNMIQSGIVPESPINDTEVSSPMKSCENQPKSPNEWKNGKSISSVCQRNNEMQTSLFKNDVGRTGECNAASPAADETNTSCSKDWLLSFEVKSENVKQVHKLKRLRKIGDFEKNPETKNEKSSGPHQAKRHRGKRKQTSKMMPFIEEEAEVSSDAEISGDEEDDKVSSSYDDSFIDDRINSTATSTQVENSGVDMLAVYRRSLLTQSPMESTRTPESVASVTRTNESKSSSVKTSHSFQTPLIDSENKSAAGKDSNSVQMDSDRMSAAMPPAENETKLEIRKRKLSFYQSGSIPTINLEREFSLQSNAVRKDASPRDPVQNFDANGEIFHDDQFFDNIDFDAVEAQATLLLKRRYELAVQKHDAISESSARNVDLPNSPSFDLGIW; encoded by the exons ATGACCTCGACAATTCCGCTCCATATCGACGACGAGGACGACGAATTTGATTGGGAAGCAGCGGTTAGAGAAATCGACGTCGCATGTCAAACAGCAACGTCGCTCCAAAACGATGCCTCTTCTTCTCGTATTTATAGatttaattctaattctaatCCTAATCATATACCTAACAGTAATCATGTCAATATGAAAAAGCCTGGGTCTTCTTTTAAACAATCCACCCTCGATAGATTTATCGGGAATTTTCAAACGGATTGTAATGAGCTTAATCACCAGAATGTTAGGGTTTctggtgatgatgatgatcagAGTGTAAACTGTGTCGAAATTGATGCCGAGGCAGCTAAAACTTGGATTTACCCAG tAAATGTTCCCCTTCGTGATTATCAATTAGCTATAACGAGGACAGCATTGTTTTCGAATACATTGGTGGCATTACCAACAGGACTTGGAAAGACACTGATAGCAGCTGTTGTTATGTATAATTATTTCAGGTGGTTTCCACAAG GAAAAATAGTTTTTGCTGCTCCATCTCGGCCACTTGTAATGCAACAAATAGAAGCTTGCCATAATATTGTGGGAATACCACAA GAATGGACAATTGATATGACAGGCCAGCTAAGTCCTTCAAAAAGAGCATGCTTTTGGAAAACAAAACGAGTATTCTTTGTTACTCCTCAAGTTTTGGAGAAGGATATTCAGTCTG GCACATGCTTGGTAAAGTACCTGGTATGTTTGGTGATTGATGAGGCTCATCGTGCTCAAGGAAATTATTCTTACAGTGTGGCAGTTCGTGAG TTGGTGGCAGTACCAGTTCAGCTAAGATTATTAGCTCTGACTGCAACACCGGGAT CAAAGCAGCAGGCCATCCAGAATATTATTAATAACCTACTTATTTCAACACTTGAGTATCGTAATGAAGGTGATGCTGATGTTGTCCCATATATTCATAACAGAAAGATTGAATTAATTAAG GTCCCTCTAGGAAAGGAGGCTGTTGACATAAATAAACAGCTATTGGAGGTGATACGTCCATTTGCAACTAGGCTTTCTGCAATTGGGCTTCTGCAAAATAGAGACTATAAGACT TTCAGTCCCCCTGATCTACTTAATTCAAGGGAGATATTCCGTCGGGCACCCCCACCAGAACTTCCCCAGAAGAAGCATGACGAAATTGAAGCATATTTTGCAGGTCTTATTACTCTTTATCACATACGTAAGCTACTCTCAAGTCACGGAATACGACCAGCTTATGAGATGCTGGAAGAAAAGTTGAAAAAAGG GCATTTAGCAAGATTGGTGACTAAAAATGAAGACATTAGGAAAGTAAAACTTGCAATGCAGCAAAGCTTGTCTCATGGTGCACCCAgtcccaaattatcaaaaatgttGGAAGTACTGGAAAAGCATTTCA AAGCAAAAGACCCACAGAACTCAAGGGTGATAATCTTTTCCAACTTTAGAGGAAGCGTGAG GGATATAATGAACACACTATCAACCATTGGGGATCTAGTTAAAGCAACTGAGTTTATTGGTCAAAGCTCAG GGAAAACATTGAAAGGGCAGTCACAAAAAGTTCAACAGGCTGTTTTGGAG AAATTTCGCGCTGGCAAATTCAATGTTATTGTCGCAACGTCAATCGGTGAAGAAGGCCTGGATATTATGGAAGTTGATCTTGTAATATGTTTTGATGCTAATGTATCACCACTAAGAATGATTCAGCGCATGGGGAGAACTGGAAGGAAGGATGATGGACAAGTTG TAGTTTTAGCTTGCGAGGGGTCTGAGTTGAAAGGTTATATGCGAAAACAATCAAACAGCAGAGCCATTAGTAAACACATGCATAATGGTGGAATAAGTAGCTTCAATTTCCATTCTAGCCCGAGGATG tcattttatttctttcagATTCCCCATGTATTTAAACCTGAAGTACAATTTGTCGAGCTATCAATTGAACAATTCATTCCTCGTGGAAAGAAACTAAAAGACGATTGTGCTGACCAGACACCTGTTTTCAGATCCAAACTAAATGTTGCAGAGGCTGAACTTATTGCCAAGTACTTCCAGCTTACCAGTGAAAAATCTTGGCGACCATCTCTTATTGCCTTTCCCCACTGCCAGGCATTCCCTTCTAGAGTGCATAAAGTAATGCATTCTTATAGAACAGACATGCTGATTGATACAATGCAGTACTTGCAAAATTTATCATTTCCTAAGGAGGGCAGAGCTTTTATAATTGAG GATGAAATCTCTTCAGGTAAGTGCTTGGAAGTCGATATCATTGGAAAAGAGAACAACAACGAAG ATCTGCACCTACAGATTGATTCTCCAAGCACTAAGTCGCAGAATAAAGTAATAGATTGTGAAGTGACTCCCACAGAGACCATGAGAACTGAGAAGCAAAATGTACTGGATCTTCATAGCCAACATCGTCCAGCTCATTCTTATCTTTTTGGGTCAGAATACGTGTCTGTAGATGATCTTGGAAAAGTCATAATTTTGTCTGTCCCTGTTCTTCCATTGAAAGAGCCATCACAAACTAAGTTTACAAGTTCCAGCACCAAGGTACTTCTAAATTGTTTGAAGCAAATATCTTGTCATATGAACAAGACAGATAAAGGTAAAGAGGAACCAACTGTGCGAGACATGCCTAGTCTAGAACCAATTTTATCTTGGGCTCAACATGAAACAGATTTGGACTTAGCAAGATCTTATTCTGATGTCAATCAAGACGAAACGTTGAATCAAGTTGAAAAAATTCCTGAGACTCCAGTATCAAAGATAACTCTTTTAAATAGAGGAGATAATGTCATTGAAGTGTCCGATGCCATGGAAATAAGGATACCATGTTTGCAGGCTGATGAGGACAGCAACAATATCGAGTTGAGTCCCAGGCTAACTAATATGATCCAAAGTGGTATCGTTCCAGAGTCTCCAATTAATGATACGG AAGTCAGTTCACCAATGAAATCTTGTGAAAATCAGCCAAAGTCTCCAAATGAATGGAAGAATGGGAAGTCTATCAGCAGTGTTTGTCAAAGAAATAATGAAATGCAAACTTCTTTATTTAAGAACGATGTTGGAAGAACTGGTGAATGTAATGCAGCTTCTCCAGCTGCTGATGAAACAAATACTAGTTGCAGCAAAGATTGGCTTTTGAGTTTTGAAGTCAAGTCAGAAAATGTGAAACAAGTACACAAGCTCAAAAGATTGCGGAAAATAGGGGATTTTGAGAAAAATCCAGAaaccaaaaatgaaaaatcatcaGGCCCTCACCAAGCTAAGCGGCATAGAG GTAAAAGGAAGCAAACTAGCAAAATGATGCCATTCATTGAGGAGGAAGCTGA GGTGTCTTCTGATGCTGAAATATCTGGTGATGAGGAAGACGACAAAGTCAGCAGTTCGTATGATGATAGTTTCATAGATGACAGGATAAATTCTACAGCAACAAGCACACAAGTCGAAAATAGTGGAGTTGATATGTTGGCAGTTTACAG GCGGTCTTTGCTCACCCAATCACCAATGGAGAGCACCAGAACTCCTGAAAGTGTTGCTTCTGTTACCAGAACTAATGAAAGCAAAAGTTCTTCGGTCAAGACATCACATTCCTTCCAGACCCCTCTGATCGATTCTGAAAATAAGTCTGCTGCTGGGAAGGATTCAAATTCTGTTCAGATGGATTCTGACAGGATGTCAGCTGCAATGCCTCCTGCAGAAAACGAGACAAAGCTGGAAATCCGGAAAAGGAAATTGAGTTTTTATCAATCGGGATCTATTCCTACAATAAACCTAGAGCGAGAATTTTCATTGCAATCGAATGCTGTCAGAAAAGATGCATCCCCGCGAGATCCAGTTCAAAATTTTGATGCCAATGGTGAAATTTTTCACGACGATCAATTCTTTGACAATATTGATTTTGATGCTGTGGAGGCTCAAGCTACCTTGCTTCTCAAACGCAGATATGAGTTGGCTGTACAGAAACACGACGCAATTTCAGAATCAAGTGCACGAAATGTTGACCTTCCAAACTCTCCATCATTTGATCTTGGAATATGGTGA
- the LOC126681733 gene encoding DEAD-box ATP-dependent RNA helicase FANCM isoform X1 encodes MTSTIPLHIDDEDDEFDWEAAVREIDVACQTATSLQNDASSSRIYRFNSNSNPNHIPNSNHVNMKKPGSSFKQSTLDRFIGNFQTDCNELNHQNVRVSGDDDDQSVNCVEIDAEAAKTWIYPVNVPLRDYQLAITRTALFSNTLVALPTGLGKTLIAAVVMYNYFRWFPQGKIVFAAPSRPLVMQQIEACHNIVGIPQEWTIDMTGQLSPSKRACFWKTKRVFFVTPQVLEKDIQSGTCLVKYLVCLVIDEAHRAQGNYSYSVAVRELVAVPVQLRLLALTATPGSKQQAIQNIINNLLISTLEYRNEGDADVVPYIHNRKIELIKVPLGKEAVDINKQLLEVIRPFATRLSAIGLLQNRDYKTFSPPDLLNSREIFRRAPPPELPQKKHDEIEAYFAGLITLYHIRKLLSSHGIRPAYEMLEEKLKKGHLARLVTKNEDIRKVKLAMQQSLSHGAPSPKLSKMLEVLEKHFKAKDPQNSRVIIFSNFRGSVRDIMNTLSTIGDLVKATEFIGQSSGKTLKGQSQKVQQAVLEKFRAGKFNVIVATSIGEEGLDIMEVDLVICFDANVSPLRMIQRMGRTGRKDDGQVVVLACEGSELKGYMRKQSNSRAISKHMHNGGISSFNFHSSPRMSFYFFQIPHVFKPEVQFVELSIEQFIPRGKKLKDDCADQTPVFRSKLNVAEAELIAKYFQLTSEKSWRPSLIAFPHCQAFPSRVHKVMHSYRTDMLIDTMQYLQNLSFPKEGRAFIIEDEISSGKCLEVDIIGKENNNEDLHLQIDSPSTKSQNKVIDCEVTPTETMRTEKQNVLDLHSQHRPAHSYLFGSEYVSVDDLGKVIILSVPVLPLKEPSQTKFTSSSTKVLLNCLKQISCHMNKTDKGKEEPTVRDMPSLEPILSWAQHETDLDLARSYSDVNQDETLNQVEKIPETPVSKITLLNRGDNVIEVSDAMEIRIPCLQADEDSNNIELSPRLTNMIQSGIVPESPINDTGQLKCKAINEFFTAEVSSPMKSCENQPKSPNEWKNGKSISSVCQRNNEMQTSLFKNDVGRTGECNAASPAADETNTSCSKDWLLSFEVKSENVKQVHKLKRLRKIGDFEKNPETKNEKSSGPHQAKRHRGKRKQTSKMMPFIEEEAEVSSDAEISGDEEDDKVSSSYDDSFIDDRINSTATSTQVENSGVDMLAVYRRSLLTQSPMESTRTPESVASVTRTNESKSSSVKTSHSFQTPLIDSENKSAAGKDSNSVQMDSDRMSAAMPPAENETKLEIRKRKLSFYQSGSIPTINLEREFSLQSNAVRKDASPRDPVQNFDANGEIFHDDQFFDNIDFDAVEAQATLLLKRRYELAVQKHDAISESSARNVDLPNSPSFDLGIW; translated from the exons ATGACCTCGACAATTCCGCTCCATATCGACGACGAGGACGACGAATTTGATTGGGAAGCAGCGGTTAGAGAAATCGACGTCGCATGTCAAACAGCAACGTCGCTCCAAAACGATGCCTCTTCTTCTCGTATTTATAGatttaattctaattctaatCCTAATCATATACCTAACAGTAATCATGTCAATATGAAAAAGCCTGGGTCTTCTTTTAAACAATCCACCCTCGATAGATTTATCGGGAATTTTCAAACGGATTGTAATGAGCTTAATCACCAGAATGTTAGGGTTTctggtgatgatgatgatcagAGTGTAAACTGTGTCGAAATTGATGCCGAGGCAGCTAAAACTTGGATTTACCCAG tAAATGTTCCCCTTCGTGATTATCAATTAGCTATAACGAGGACAGCATTGTTTTCGAATACATTGGTGGCATTACCAACAGGACTTGGAAAGACACTGATAGCAGCTGTTGTTATGTATAATTATTTCAGGTGGTTTCCACAAG GAAAAATAGTTTTTGCTGCTCCATCTCGGCCACTTGTAATGCAACAAATAGAAGCTTGCCATAATATTGTGGGAATACCACAA GAATGGACAATTGATATGACAGGCCAGCTAAGTCCTTCAAAAAGAGCATGCTTTTGGAAAACAAAACGAGTATTCTTTGTTACTCCTCAAGTTTTGGAGAAGGATATTCAGTCTG GCACATGCTTGGTAAAGTACCTGGTATGTTTGGTGATTGATGAGGCTCATCGTGCTCAAGGAAATTATTCTTACAGTGTGGCAGTTCGTGAG TTGGTGGCAGTACCAGTTCAGCTAAGATTATTAGCTCTGACTGCAACACCGGGAT CAAAGCAGCAGGCCATCCAGAATATTATTAATAACCTACTTATTTCAACACTTGAGTATCGTAATGAAGGTGATGCTGATGTTGTCCCATATATTCATAACAGAAAGATTGAATTAATTAAG GTCCCTCTAGGAAAGGAGGCTGTTGACATAAATAAACAGCTATTGGAGGTGATACGTCCATTTGCAACTAGGCTTTCTGCAATTGGGCTTCTGCAAAATAGAGACTATAAGACT TTCAGTCCCCCTGATCTACTTAATTCAAGGGAGATATTCCGTCGGGCACCCCCACCAGAACTTCCCCAGAAGAAGCATGACGAAATTGAAGCATATTTTGCAGGTCTTATTACTCTTTATCACATACGTAAGCTACTCTCAAGTCACGGAATACGACCAGCTTATGAGATGCTGGAAGAAAAGTTGAAAAAAGG GCATTTAGCAAGATTGGTGACTAAAAATGAAGACATTAGGAAAGTAAAACTTGCAATGCAGCAAAGCTTGTCTCATGGTGCACCCAgtcccaaattatcaaaaatgttGGAAGTACTGGAAAAGCATTTCA AAGCAAAAGACCCACAGAACTCAAGGGTGATAATCTTTTCCAACTTTAGAGGAAGCGTGAG GGATATAATGAACACACTATCAACCATTGGGGATCTAGTTAAAGCAACTGAGTTTATTGGTCAAAGCTCAG GGAAAACATTGAAAGGGCAGTCACAAAAAGTTCAACAGGCTGTTTTGGAG AAATTTCGCGCTGGCAAATTCAATGTTATTGTCGCAACGTCAATCGGTGAAGAAGGCCTGGATATTATGGAAGTTGATCTTGTAATATGTTTTGATGCTAATGTATCACCACTAAGAATGATTCAGCGCATGGGGAGAACTGGAAGGAAGGATGATGGACAAGTTG TAGTTTTAGCTTGCGAGGGGTCTGAGTTGAAAGGTTATATGCGAAAACAATCAAACAGCAGAGCCATTAGTAAACACATGCATAATGGTGGAATAAGTAGCTTCAATTTCCATTCTAGCCCGAGGATG tcattttatttctttcagATTCCCCATGTATTTAAACCTGAAGTACAATTTGTCGAGCTATCAATTGAACAATTCATTCCTCGTGGAAAGAAACTAAAAGACGATTGTGCTGACCAGACACCTGTTTTCAGATCCAAACTAAATGTTGCAGAGGCTGAACTTATTGCCAAGTACTTCCAGCTTACCAGTGAAAAATCTTGGCGACCATCTCTTATTGCCTTTCCCCACTGCCAGGCATTCCCTTCTAGAGTGCATAAAGTAATGCATTCTTATAGAACAGACATGCTGATTGATACAATGCAGTACTTGCAAAATTTATCATTTCCTAAGGAGGGCAGAGCTTTTATAATTGAG GATGAAATCTCTTCAGGTAAGTGCTTGGAAGTCGATATCATTGGAAAAGAGAACAACAACGAAG ATCTGCACCTACAGATTGATTCTCCAAGCACTAAGTCGCAGAATAAAGTAATAGATTGTGAAGTGACTCCCACAGAGACCATGAGAACTGAGAAGCAAAATGTACTGGATCTTCATAGCCAACATCGTCCAGCTCATTCTTATCTTTTTGGGTCAGAATACGTGTCTGTAGATGATCTTGGAAAAGTCATAATTTTGTCTGTCCCTGTTCTTCCATTGAAAGAGCCATCACAAACTAAGTTTACAAGTTCCAGCACCAAGGTACTTCTAAATTGTTTGAAGCAAATATCTTGTCATATGAACAAGACAGATAAAGGTAAAGAGGAACCAACTGTGCGAGACATGCCTAGTCTAGAACCAATTTTATCTTGGGCTCAACATGAAACAGATTTGGACTTAGCAAGATCTTATTCTGATGTCAATCAAGACGAAACGTTGAATCAAGTTGAAAAAATTCCTGAGACTCCAGTATCAAAGATAACTCTTTTAAATAGAGGAGATAATGTCATTGAAGTGTCCGATGCCATGGAAATAAGGATACCATGTTTGCAGGCTGATGAGGACAGCAACAATATCGAGTTGAGTCCCAGGCTAACTAATATGATCCAAAGTGGTATCGTTCCAGAGTCTCCAATTAATGATACGG GACAATTAAAGTGTAAAGCAATAAATGAGTTCTTCACTGCAGAAGTCAGTTCACCAATGAAATCTTGTGAAAATCAGCCAAAGTCTCCAAATGAATGGAAGAATGGGAAGTCTATCAGCAGTGTTTGTCAAAGAAATAATGAAATGCAAACTTCTTTATTTAAGAACGATGTTGGAAGAACTGGTGAATGTAATGCAGCTTCTCCAGCTGCTGATGAAACAAATACTAGTTGCAGCAAAGATTGGCTTTTGAGTTTTGAAGTCAAGTCAGAAAATGTGAAACAAGTACACAAGCTCAAAAGATTGCGGAAAATAGGGGATTTTGAGAAAAATCCAGAaaccaaaaatgaaaaatcatcaGGCCCTCACCAAGCTAAGCGGCATAGAG GTAAAAGGAAGCAAACTAGCAAAATGATGCCATTCATTGAGGAGGAAGCTGA GGTGTCTTCTGATGCTGAAATATCTGGTGATGAGGAAGACGACAAAGTCAGCAGTTCGTATGATGATAGTTTCATAGATGACAGGATAAATTCTACAGCAACAAGCACACAAGTCGAAAATAGTGGAGTTGATATGTTGGCAGTTTACAG GCGGTCTTTGCTCACCCAATCACCAATGGAGAGCACCAGAACTCCTGAAAGTGTTGCTTCTGTTACCAGAACTAATGAAAGCAAAAGTTCTTCGGTCAAGACATCACATTCCTTCCAGACCCCTCTGATCGATTCTGAAAATAAGTCTGCTGCTGGGAAGGATTCAAATTCTGTTCAGATGGATTCTGACAGGATGTCAGCTGCAATGCCTCCTGCAGAAAACGAGACAAAGCTGGAAATCCGGAAAAGGAAATTGAGTTTTTATCAATCGGGATCTATTCCTACAATAAACCTAGAGCGAGAATTTTCATTGCAATCGAATGCTGTCAGAAAAGATGCATCCCCGCGAGATCCAGTTCAAAATTTTGATGCCAATGGTGAAATTTTTCACGACGATCAATTCTTTGACAATATTGATTTTGATGCTGTGGAGGCTCAAGCTACCTTGCTTCTCAAACGCAGATATGAGTTGGCTGTACAGAAACACGACGCAATTTCAGAATCAAGTGCACGAAATGTTGACCTTCCAAACTCTCCATCATTTGATCTTGGAATATGGTGA